ACCGTTCAGACCCTTAGCTGCCTTGCCGCGATCGCGTGGCTTGTGTCCTGCGCCGGCGCGCAGGCGCAGTCTCGCGCGCAATATGAGGCGATGGTGGCAGCCGAGGCGCAGGCCAATCTGGTGCCGGAAGAGCTGGTGCATCGCGTCATCGTCCGTGAGAGCAAGTACCAGCCGCATTTGATCGGGCGCGGCGGCGCCATCGGCATGATGCAGATCAAGCTCGCGACCGCCCGTGGGGTCGGCTACACCGGTACCGCCGAAGGTCTGCGCGACGCCGCGACCAACCTCCGATACGGCGTCAAATACCTCGCCGGCGCCTACCGTGCCGCCAACGGCGATTTCGACCGAGCCGTGCGTTATTTCGCGGGCGGGTATTACTACGTCGCAA
The window above is part of the Bradyrhizobium sp. PSBB068 genome. Proteins encoded here:
- a CDS encoding lytic transglycosylase domain-containing protein, which gives rise to MKTVQTLSCLAAIAWLVSCAGAQAQSRAQYEAMVAAEAQANLVPEELVHRVIVRESKYQPHLIGRGGAIGMMQIKLATARGVGYTGTAEGLRDAATNLRYGVKYLAGAYRAANGDFDRAVRYFAGGYYYVAKRQRGGHLKEAMHGAAGAPPKELARQDQVAAEPAEPKPEQAEK